From one Oncorhynchus clarkii lewisi isolate Uvic-CL-2024 chromosome 6, UVic_Ocla_1.0, whole genome shotgun sequence genomic stretch:
- the LOC139411918 gene encoding arrestin domain-containing protein 3-like, translating into MAVKHFSVDYKTINEHGTFSAGDTITGRVTLEASKETSLQSLFIKAKGKAEVKWTENEGQNPVAYSGKKKYFSLQILLQEGKGDGSEIISPGRHVYPFTFQIPAKEMPSSYMGKWGKITYYLKAKLIRTLWLIDRAKTEFTYLSKTNMIIPGLREPQHGSKILFFASGDISLDIHIETMGYLSGEAIKILVEIHNNSTRTVTPNFYLCEEQSFFAKHKRNIYTNDIIKERGDPVTASTRQTVTKVLTIPPQLPVSLLDCSILKLEYRLKVTLDVPTAKDPEVKLPLVILLDKSIAAEERQQEYSWSK; encoded by the exons ATGGCAGTAAAACACTTCTCAGTCGACTACAAGACGATTAATGAACATGGCACTTTTTCAGCTGGGGATACTATCACTGGGCGGGTCACTTTGGAAGCATCCAAGGAGACCTCTCTCCAGTCTCTTTTTATCAAGGCAAAAGGGAAAGCTGAGGTGAAATGGACTGAAAATGAGGGTCAAAACCCTGTGGCctacagtggcaagaagaaaTACTTCAGTCTTCAAATATTGTTGCAGGAAGGGAAGGGGGATG GCTCTGAAATAATTTCTCCTGGGAGACATGTGTATCCTTTCACCTTCCAGATTCCAGCCAA AGAAATGCCTTCATCTTACATGGGGAAATGGGGCAAAATCACCTACTATTTGAAGGCCAAGTTGATCAGGACGCTTTGGTTGATAGACAGAGCCAAGACAGAGTTCACGTATCTGTCAAAGACTAATATGATCATTCCTGGACTGAGG GAGCCCCAGCATGGTTCCAAGATTCTATTTTTCGCCTCTGGAGATATCTCTTTGGACATTCATATTGAGACAATGGGGTATCTATCAG GTGAAGCAATAAAAATCCTTGTTGAGATACACAACAACTCTACACGAACAGTAACCCCCAACTTCTACCTATGTGAAGAGCAAAGCTTCTTCGCCAAGCATAAAAGGAACATCTACACCAATGACATcattaaagagagaggagatCCTGTTACGGCTTCTACAAGACAGACTGTGACCAAAGTGCTGACTATCCCTCCAcaactccctgtctccctcctagACTGCTCCATACTGAAGTTAGAGTACAGACTAAAG GTCACTCTTGACGTCCCAACGGCCAAAGACCCAGAGGTTAAACTTCCCCTGGTTATCCTCCTGGATAAATCAATAGCAGCTGAGGAACGGCAGCAGGAATACAGCTGGTCTAAATGA